The following nucleotide sequence is from Mytilus galloprovincialis chromosome 12, xbMytGall1.hap1.1, whole genome shotgun sequence.
AAAGAAAATTataagtaacatttttttttatttttttattttcaaagatcatctgttttgcatgtaagcctatatAACAGTCAATTACAAGATTGCAATCTTTAATGTGTGTCAATCACTTTTACACAAATGTACCCTTTCAATCTATTAAGTGCACTCCTAATGAACATCGAATATCACATGCACATTTGTAGATAATGTTGTGCTGGTAGGCAGACTGCCCCATGACAAtattatttcttctttttatatcttgttgaactttaatttttttttattatttttagcatTAAAAAAATCCATATTCATTTTATAATGAAACCAGTAATGTGAATCAGTGAGAAATTCTCGTAGTATCCAGACGAGTAAGTTATTTCAGGGGGACTTTGTATTTGACTTTTGTCAGTTGCTATTTCGTCTTGTACATACACGAAATAAATGTTATTGGACGTCAatcaaccaacaattaatcaaccAATATATTATCAATTGTCAACTGTTGTTCTTTTCCTCATACTTCATTTATCATTACCGTGTAATTTATTTTCCTTTCATAAATTTATTAATCTAGGTTTTATCGTTTATGTGTCAGTTCCAGTGATTGTTGTCATCATTTTGGTCTTCCTAGGTATTTTGGGATTTTATCGATTGTGGTAAGTACACAAATGTACTTTTGGTTGATCATGTTTCATTCTACCTCCTCATTTTTACATGGAAGaaacaattatttgttttctaatttaTCGGTATATATAATTATCAACAGAGGTTTATTTACTAAAATCTTTGACTTTTACACGTTAGACCATGCGACAGTTTGAAAAAGACTTCCAAAGTCTATTCAAACCAGTGACTGAATTCCAAATGACAATATATCAAGTTGTGTAATGGATAAAGGCTACTTTAAAAGCTAGATAGAAAACTGTTTTTGCTAAATTAATgtattgttacaaaaaaaaagaataggttatttgaacattaataaaaagagGTCAATAAATCTTAAAACTATTTATGTTCTACATTTTAGGAGACGAAAAGCATTTCAGGAGAATACAGTATATAACGATATGCATATGACGATAAACAATGATCCGAATGACCAATATACTGAACTCGATTTACATAAGAAAAACACTGCTTTTGAAAATGACTATGAAAACGAACTACGTGTTTCTAGTGACGATAATGCTCAGTACATGAACATATAGATACATTAGAACCAAAATGGAGCAACGACAATACTGATCGATACACGCCTATGTGTTGCTTAGTAAGTGGTAAATCAGTTTCTAAAAAATGGAAACAAGGAAAGATGAACTAAGTGAAATAAAACAGTTCAACACTAATAAAACCGTAAGCAATATAACGTTTAGTTGTATTTGGTTGTGGATCGTTTTCATTTTCTGTAGCTTACAATAACAGTACCCATTCTTAAACTGTAACTTTGCATCGTTTGTCTACGTGATAGTTGTTTTTGTTCTCTTTGTGTCAATTGAATGAATCAAGCTATTTCCAttaactttttacacattgttctTAAATTTCACTGATATAAAAGAACCCCTGTTTTAGGTAAGGCTAGGGTTTAGagctcaaaaacatgtttatcccGCCCTATTATGTATGTGTTGTTCCATTTAGTATACGTAGACTAGTTGTAGCTGCTCTCTTTccaatatatttgttttccgtaTTCTTAAGTCAACCCGTTGGTGTTTTGTTCGAATTGTTCAAGAATTTAGCATTTCGGTGCATTTTATAACAGACTATACGGGATAAATTACTATCATATTTGTGGTGACATGTGACTGATTTATTCTAGGTATGTTGACTCTTCTTGAATATTGTCTTATTGATAAGATCTGGCAAAAAGTAGCGGTGGTATGACCTTCGTAATTTGTTAGACCATGTGTACATGTAGTACCACATATAGTTTGATAATTCATGACCCGCCTACAATAGTAGAGGAACAATTTGTTTTCtgcaaagaaagaaaaagaccATGTGGTATGAGTTTCGATGATACAACTATATTTGTATCTACCAGGATTTAATGAACGTGGACAGAAGCTATTATGGTCTTTTCTAAACAAGGAGCATTTTTGTGCGTTCTACTAAATGTTAGCATGTATTGATTTAAGATAATTTGTGGTCACTTAAAATCTCGTAAATAGGTTTATTATGAATTGaactattttaaaatatataagtcACGGATGAGAGTTATGAGCAAGAGTTCACagtttatttacataataatgTAATGATGCGAGCCGGACATGTTTGTTTCGTATACCGGGGTTTCTTTCGTTTATTTGAGCATCTGGTTCATTAAATTATTATGCTGTTTCAccataatacatttttatattggGCATATTGGTTATGAATAATTTAAGACGCGTGTTAAGTGCAGACAGAAACCTGTTATACTACATACGAaaatgtcaggaatatgatagttgttgtccattcagcACTTTTTTGCTGACATCAGTTATcaattgatatggtcataattataaatgaactttTCACAAAACTTAATAATTTTTGAAGACTACTTTTTATACCTAAGaaatagattaacttagctgtatttggcaaatttttTAGGAAAGTTTGGTCCTGAATGGTTCTTAAGTTCGTTCTTTATGGtcatttaaacttttttgattcgagcgtcactgctgggtcttttgaagacgaaacgcacgtcttacgcaaatataaaatgtcattcctgatatatatatgataagtttatttacaaccactgggtcgatgccactactggtgagttttttccccaagggtatcactagcccagttgtCAGCACATCTGTGTTaacatgagttatcattgatatggttataattACAAATTAACATTTTACAAAGCTGTAAGTTTTTTGGAAATACTTAGGCTGCACTACCAAAAGaaaagataaccttagctgtatttggcaaaattttaggGAATTGTTGgctctcaatgctctttaacttggtactttattttgccttttaatttttttattcgagcgtcactggtgagtcttttgtagacaaaacgggCGTCTGacgaaaatacaaaattgtattcCTAGTATATGTGATAAATTTATTTCCTTTGGTgtggttgagcttttgattttggcgttttattgttttgaattttcatcggagttcggtattattattattttacttttccaTATACATTAGAGGAATGTGAAATAGGAAATGGTAGCAACTGCTTTTAATGAAAAATTCTCTTTAGGAATATGATCTATTAACAAAATTGTATTCTAAATGAAACGAATGCTGGTGGTTGGTATGATCTGTGTCCACTGTGTCATTGCTCAATATACTGTTTATATTATTCCTGTTATCCCAGTCAAGTATGTAACGTTACTGATAACAAGTTTTATGTATTTATCATTGTTTGTCTCTATGCTTTATTTTACTGTTATCTTGATAGACCATTTGTTGATAAATTGAATAATGTTGTATGTTCCATATAACTGATTGAAGAATGTTTCCTTGTTCTTGTTCTATTTTGCAGTAAATAGTACTACAAAttctgaaattagaaaaaaaaaacatttgaattaagGCATAGTATatgaaattatctaaataataaaaaaatgattgatgTACCAAATATACTACAATCAATTCAAGAATGAGGTCATTCATGTTTTAACTTACGCACATTTGCAGTTTGCCAGTTCAAATTGAGCTTTCTCGCAGAATTATTCACTTTTAATATTTCCGTTTGTATAATATCAAATCTTAATAGGACCATCTGCACCTTTGTTGTGTCttctttatcaaaattttagggaTGATGAATAAATCGTTTGGTACTGCTTTTTTTCACTCTACATATCAATCTGAATTATTGATGCAAATACAAACTGAATCCGATGTACCTTTATAGAATTCATATCCTCATAATGAAAATGTGCATATCTATAACAGTAATTGCTTTTACAGTGTTtcaacaactaataaaaatacGTGACCTGTAAATACATGTCTTTTCAATGCAATTTTGAAATGAatggacatttttttcaagttGTACCTAATTTTATCTTTTGGTCGTATCATATACTTCTTAAAAGTTTTTGGAACCACGATGCACTTTTTGTGCAAGTGTGTGGTGCCAGTTTGTGGTGTTTATTAAAGGAAAAGGTACACATGCATGTCCTAGAATTTATATAAGTATTTAAGTGTTGGTCGGAGTTGTGTCTAACAAACACTGCCTATGATATGGTGTAACCTCATATACTAACGTACCTTCAATGTCTATTTTTCCATCGTTGTTAGTGTCAGTTAGATTAAAGAATTCATCACATTCCTCCTCCGTCAATTGATCACCAATATTTTTAAGAGCTCGTTTTAGTTGTGTGTGATCCAGAAATCCCGTTCCGTCTGTGTCAAACCGTTTAAATGCTTTTCTTATTTCCTGTTCCTGGTAATCAAGAACGTCATAATATTGCGTCATCATTGTTTCGAATTCATCATACCCAATGTATCCGTTTTCTGAAGAAGAAAGAATATCATTCTAGTATATCAGATCTACAGATAATACTATTATTAACCGAAGGAGATCGTCAAGTGTGTTTGGTGTGTTTATGCCTATGCCAAACAAGAGTAGCTATTAAAAAGCAAATTATTCAAGAATATGTGTCCCAAACAATTTGATTGGTCACACTTATGCCGGCGTTACATATTGGCGTATAGACCAATGCGCAGCAGACGTCCAGAGAAAATGGTAAGTCCGTATACGGTAGGTGCACGCAAGAGGAACTTTGATTGACAATTTGAGTGCGTCCATAATTACTAGCGTACTTGCAGCGTACAAAGATTTTGACAAAGCCCGGCGTACATCGGTGCAACaagctgatgtgtgacgccggtataagGTAATATTATTTCTTATTATTCGTAacttacatataatatatattataatcaaCACAATTTATTACGTCAAAACGCTACTAACATTATAACGGCCTTAAATGAAAAATAGtcaattttagtttaaaaaattattatttcgGATACTGAAATTGTTTTTGATGGTCTAGCTGAGGTGtggcacatacatgtatgtatcaatTTGGATTAAAACCTCGGAAACACGATATCATATCTCTTCTTCTCGggatataaaaataatgaatatctattcgtaattgaAGTTTTTTATTCACTATAGTCATACATAGGTTTCATCTTGATCAAATTTTTTATCTAGTATATTCAATTGGTATAAGTGAATGAAAAAGATGCAGCTATAAactgtatataaataaaaatttgcaCCTATATGTTGACCATTCCTGAGCGCAAAAGGTCATTTCTAATTTTGGTTGGATAGGTTCGTGTTGTTCCTTCTCCTGTTTTCTGTGTAGTTGTGGCGGGCAGTTATTTGTCCATATATTTGtctatatattgtttatttattgttttgtattgaTTTTTGTTACAGCACGTCGGTTGTTCTTCAGCTTTTGGTTTTGATTGCCACTGTCATATATCTTTtcttctttaatttattcatgtaAATCATGCTGATTATTCGGTTTGggttttgctcactgttgaaggccgtacgatgacctgtGGTTGTTAattcatttgatctcttgtggagagttttatcattagcaatcataccacatcttttataaagaatatatataaaagataaatatcAATTACTATTTTCATCTATATCTGCGATCCATTTTTCTGCCTCTTGCAAAGTAGGGTTCATGCCTAATACCCTTGAACCACGAACTATTTCACTGGCATTGACTTGGTTATCTCCATTCTGGTCAAGGACATTCCATgcttttcttatttctataattGAAACATGAAACATATTTAGTGattattattatatacaaaatCCACTctatcttgatttttttcttttatagtaGGGTTAAAATATCAAGGACAGCACTAAGTTAAGGACTCTCCTTGTCATTATATAACCTCAATTTTGCAGACAACTTCTCTTTAAGCAAACCAAAAAACAGAAATAAGCTAAGCAA
It contains:
- the LOC143054709 gene encoding neo-calmodulin-like, which encodes MEGENTKDSNSEKYRKEIRKAWNVLDQNGDNQVNASEIVRGSRVLGMNPTLQEAEKWIADIDENKNGYIGYDEFETMMTQYYDVLDYQEQEIRKAFKRFDTDGTGFLDHTQLKRALKNIGDQLTEEECDEFFNLTDTNNDGKIDIEEFVVLFTAK